Sequence from the Zeugodacus cucurbitae isolate PBARC_wt_2022May chromosome 2, idZeuCucr1.2, whole genome shotgun sequence genome:
ATTTCTATCATAAGTACTAAGGCAATAGCGTGTGAAAGAATCAGATCCAATTAGGCAGTGAATTATAGGGTTTATAAAGTACAATACACATCAAATGCGGATTACAAATGGTATGAGAAAgtgatattatacatatgtacattataatTATGTTAATATGCAATATAGATTATATGACAACAAACGTTAAATAAGAAAAACGATTGCATGGTTCTGATTTGGGTTTCATGTTACATATTGAATAAGGTGATTTTCTATATGATTTCTAAGTAttgtattcttatttttattcaacATTGCAGTTCTCTTTAGAGTGCGAGCTAAAATTTAGCACTACGATAATTatggattaaaattaaaagtttccAAATGACTTAAGTCTCCTCCTGTGAAAACTTTttgtttcacataaaaaataatgccGAGTTTGACATTaacttattctttatttttcaagtttgataatacttttttatattggacaatttttttcaatggtTAATACATATTTGCTGCATTGTGAAGCCATCAGAGTAAACTTTGAAAGAGATGGCTGGCATAAGCGCATGGTAGCTGCACGCAGCGCATTAAACATATTAGTTATAttacggatggctcgaaaatggaggacggagTAGGCGCGGGGATATACTGTCCGGAGTTAAATGTAAGGCAGCCTTCCAAACTAACGGATCACTGTAGTATGTTTCAAGTGGAAGTGTTTGCAGTTGGGAAAGACACTGAACTAAATGCACCTCCAGGTCACACAGAAATcaacatatacgtagacagtcaggcggcaatcaaggcaatatcctcttTTTCCACGTATTCTATATCTTcttcaaatatagaaaattactaCGGTTACTTCTTCGAAATTGAATATAGATAAACAATATTGCATTTTGTTGACTTGGTACTTATTTTTACTAGATACTAGAATGACGAATACAAGTATATCACAAGCAAGCAGGTaggcttttttatttcttaagctCTACATTTGCGCTTGATTTATAAAGTCACAAACGATCAATTGGTTTAGTAGCGGtataaagtttttgaaaataaagtaaataatcgtGTTTGTTACAATATATCTATTCAAGAAATCACTTGAAACTCTTCAAATGAAACATTATTCTTAAACACTTGCTCACATAACTAACAACAGACTATTTGTTTTACGGTATTTACAATACGTTCTAAATGTGCTGACACATGCATGTAACGaccgtaaatatttaatatgttgtCTTGGACAATATGTCAAAATGAATGACGTCATATAATATGACGTACAAGCACTAAATACAAACTAAAACTTGGCAATTGTAATATTGCGTGCAATCAACACGCAGATCTATAAGAAACTtgtagaatttttataaataaaagagcGATGGAAATCAAAAATAGCAGGTACGAAGTCAATACATAAGACAAGCTTGCATGCTAACACAAACTTACAAATAATTAACACTTACATACACAGttaaacatacaaataaaatgaaaagaatgCAGTACGCATATTAAATTACAATCGAGCAATGTCGATTACTGTAATAAGTAATTTAGTTGTGCACTTGAATAGGTGGACTGCGagtatacaataaataaattagtagagttacatatacgagtacatggCTAGGTTAATTTGTAGCTATTTTTTGATTAGCTTAACTACcttctggtatatagaataTAGTGATGGTAGCACGTGATAACTCCACGATTGCTGTGCGGCGCTTTTATCTGTTGTGGTTGTGGTGGAAGTGGTAATGCTATTGTGGTTGTTAGtgatgtgtgtgttggtgttggtgacTGTATCACCGACATACACTTTGTCTttattattttcgttaaaatacttttgattaaaactaTTCGCAGCTGATGTggacgatgacgatgacgatgcGTGCGATGACATTTGCAgtgaatttctatttttattgcgaTTATATCCTAATAAATTGCTGGAAGTTAGCAGCGAGGAAGCATATTGACTGCTAGGGGATTTCTTATTAGTCTGTCGCCATGAAAGAACattgccacaaattaaatggttcaataaaaaaataaataaataaacaaacaaataacaattGGGACAATTTTGTAGCGTAGTGATGTAAgggaaatacaaacaaacaaaaaatatattcatgacggtaaaaaaagagagaaagagagagaaatagGTTAATGAGCACAAAAGCATTTCGAAAGCAATAATTTGTAGCGTTCTGTTGattttattatcataataaCTATGTAGTCTTTCGTAAAAATTATTGGTAAGCACCCTTGTGATTTACGAAATAAGTTGCAgcaattagaatttttttcacaaaatatatatatatatatatatatgtatgtatgtatagtatatttatgttatatcgTATGACTTACTTTGCTGTTGTATGTGTAGTAAttgaatgtttttaaatatgtgCCCAACGAGAGTATATCGCATTGCGGACACAGACTGCCAACTGACGTCTGCATCATTTCGAGAAGATAAAGAAAATCTTCAGCCACATAATGATCTTCCTCTAGGAACAATACCAGACCTGTAAACATTTATACTTCTtacatatttgtgtttattaatgttattgaatttttttattttaaacaaattaaaaacatacTGACCAGTATGATAACGGGTCACATCTAACTGATCGAACACACGATTTGCCTTCCACCACCAATGATGTTTGGTCTGTGTGAACTTTGCTTCCCTATAATGCCCGTATAGATCGGGATATAGCGCGTTATTGCACTTACGTATTATAGCTCTATTTATGAAGAATGTGATAATATTACTAAGAAAATAGCGTGgctttataaatatgttattttgcAACAATTTTGATACTCACTGATCCTTTTTCATGTCGCGCGGACAGTCGTTTGGATCGACGCCGGGAAACTCATTCGGGTGAGTTTGTATTGAGTAGGGATAGAATATCtgcgaaaatatgaaaaagtatatTAAGATATATCTTGCTGATTGACGCgtgttatttaattatttatatatttttgttttttcataagCGAATGTTTTTACCTGTATCACTTTACAAAAGTCAATTGTTTGCACCAGATCATTGATGTCATCATCGTAATAGTCATGGGAGAATATTAATAGAGTCTTGGAAATATCCTTAGCCTGCGCCAGACTAACGATCAAATGGCGTAGATAAGTTATACGTGTATGCACCTTCATTGGAAAACGATGTGAAAGTTATATctctataattatttaatttgcagcAATTATTACCTGTACTACGATTATCACAGAATCATTTTGTAGTGGACCGTAAGTGTCCTcatttaaaactatttgtaGTTCATTGTATTTcgctatttgttgttttatctcCGAAATATTCGGCGGATGATAATAATCCGTATAGGACCCGTTATATTTGCCGCCACTGGTACTATTGTGTTGCACTGTGTGCGGAAATTAAGATAAAGATTgagaacaatttaatttattaagcaAGTTTCTTGATAACTAACTGTGCGCTGCTGCGGTCTGATTTCTAGATTTGGGCGTTAAAAACTTATGCAGTACCGAGGGCACCATAGAGAGCATCGCGTCCATTGAATCATTTGTTGGTTCACCCATCATCGACATTTCACGAGAATCGGCTGGTGTGCGAAAATGAGAAAACCGTTAGAATCTTTGTTATCAGTAATATGCAGTTGGTTcaaaaaacaagttttttttttgatcttTTGAAACCGTCTCACAGTCCTCCTATAGTTCTTGAGGACTTTTGAAACATTACGAGCATAAGAGGATAAAAACTTTTTGAATTGATTGCATTAAATGTATGAAAACTCGTGTTTTTAATGACGAAGAAAACATGATTCCATAAACTAAGTACTTACTGTAATTAAAGACATGCAACTGCATTAGTACGAAGACGATGAGAGCTACCCCAATAATTACACGTATGTAATAGGTGTTCCTTTTTCGATGCATCAGCCCTGTGTTGGGTAATGGTAAGGGTATTTTGCGAACTACATAATTGAGTTGATTgaataaagaaagtaaaaaaatcaattataagACACTTATTAAGCGCTCAAGGTcaaataaccagtgaataagtaaatataaaatcacaagAAACAACTTACCCCTCATTTTTGACGGCGCAGCGGTGGTCTTCGCGTTTGCTGCTGATTCGACGGCGGTTAATTACACTTTGACAAAAAGTTTGTAGAATGCTTAGCAATCAGTGTTCTCATGCctgtaaaaaattagttttttaaaaGTGAGTAAGTGAAGGCAAAATTTCCCGCTGCTATGTGCGAGTGTACCATGCACGACAGCTTAAATTCTGATACTGCATTAAAGCTTACCAAGAAGGTAATAACGGAACATACAGTATGTCACTTAAGTAAGTTTCCgcgcaatataaatattttcaaaataatataacttttttttgaaaaaaatgtatttcaatgaTATTTTAGTTACATACATTTTAGAATATGTTGGAAAATTTTCTACTAGAATCGCTCTTTTTAtgcattgtttaaattttgaatttatttgagaGAAACTGTTTGGAATTTTTATCGAAAACGTTTAACAGAAATGGAGGTCTCTCTAGGTACTAAAGCCAATGGATACTTAGTTATGTAACATGAAGTAAAGTACCGAATTATAATATTGCTCAATATCAAGAAAGTCACTGCCTTTTattgcgatttatttatttttaattaattttttaattagttaaaataccattgaaataattttaatctaatcttattacttttaaaaaatttatattgcaaGGAAACATACTTATGCGACATactgtacatttatttatttgtttctctTTCAATTCACACTGTTAGCGCGGTGTTGAAACAAGTGAAATGAAAAGACCTTTTATATTTGCtagggaaaatatttgaattgcaCTTTATTTGCTCTTGAAgtacaaataaaaagaaaaaatcatttGGATTacctaaaaatatcaaataaaaatatcaaagcaaATAATAGCAGCTACTTCTACAttgctttattaaatttttaaacaccggaactttttaaaaaacatattttctatgATATGCGGCAGATGGCTTTCTTTCTggctatatataaattattgaaattaatatcgaaaattgaaattattatagaaATCTTAAATATCTTTTGATTACTACGACAAATCTTAACACTTGTGTAATGTGTTAATTGTTATTCTAATTAGAAATTGGAATGGTAGAGTAAATTTCGCAAAACAATTCAGttctaatgaaaatatacataaagaacttgGTATCCATATGGTAAAGAAATAAGTAGAGGACTGCAGAAagaactatgtatatatgtacatatctaaacTTCGAGTTTAAGCTTAAAAATAAGAGCAAACCAATTCAATCACTGCTTGGGCCTGTTTTGTttgaaatagatttaagattttaaaacttatttattGGGCTttaaaagcagattcaataaataaagaaatatcgaaaaacaaattaattcctTTGAATGTTTGTAGGGCGTCCATGGATTGAAAAGCCGACCTAGCGGGGTGAACAAGAAGGAATGTAACTTTTCTCCAACCGTTCGATTTAACATCACAAGTAAAGATTTGTAATAATTGTTAACGAATGAAGAAAAGAgatgtttattttcaataaaacttgctTTTTGATACCTTTCGATATAGTTGAACATATTTTaggtttgaagttttttttttacaagaaaacaattaatttggtaatatttattatatttaatttactgaaaatataaaaacatatatttaaatccTTAAGCCaatataactttatatttgGAGCCAAGTGTAATTATATAGTAATACTGGCTGACCCCGCAGATGTTGCCCTgcgcgaaattatttgttttgaaaagaaaacaaagtgaaatttatattgcgttgaaaatatttatttgcgatttttctaatttttttcaatgtaatgcagcttattttttttgttttctgttccggggcgtaaatgta
This genomic interval carries:
- the LOC105212354 gene encoding alpha-1,6-mannosyl-glycoprotein 2-beta-N-acetylglucosaminyltransferase isoform X3, which translates into the protein MRVRKIPLPLPNTGLMHRKRNTYYIRVIIGVALIVFVLMQLHVFNYTDSREMSMMGEPTNDSMDAMLSMVPSVLHKFLTPKSRNQTAAAHMQHNSTSGGKYNGSYTDYYHPPNISEIKQQIAKYNELQIVLNEDTYGPLQNDSVIIVVQVHTRITYLRHLIVSLAQAKDISKTLLIFSHDYYDDDINDLVQTIDFCKVIQIFYPYSIQTHPNEFPGVDPNDCPRDMKKDHNIITFFINRAIIRKCNNALYPDLYGHYREAKFTQTKHHWWWKANRVFDQLDVTRYHTGLVLFLEEDHYVAEDFLYLLEMMQTSVGSLCPQCDILSLGTYLKTFNYYTYNSKVEVMPWISSKHNMGFAFNRSTWSTIRKCAQHFCFYDDYNWDWSLHYVSQQCLQKKLHAMIVKGPRVFHIGECGVHHKKKNCESNQVIAKVQQVLRIARKSKQLFPRSLSLTAASLVKKTKLRKGNGGWGDRRDHQLCMNMTKSMNES
- the LOC105212354 gene encoding alpha-1,6-mannosyl-glycoprotein 2-beta-N-acetylglucosaminyltransferase isoform X1, which codes for MRVRKIPLPLPNTGLMHRKRNTYYIRVIIGVALIVFVLMQLHVFNYTDSREMSMMGEPTNDSMDAMLSMVPSVLHKFLTPKSRNQTAAAHMQHNSTSGGKYNGSYTDYYHPPNISEIKQQIAKYNELQIVLNEDTYGPLQNDSVIIVVQVHTRITYLRHLIVSLAQAKDISKTLLIFSHDYYDDDINDLVQTIDFCKVIQIFYPYSIQTHPNEFPGVDPNDCPRDMKKDHNIITFFINRAIIRKCNNALYPDLYGHYREAKFTQTKHHWWWKANRVFDQLDVTRYHTGLVLFLEEDHYVAEDFLYLLEMMQTSVGSLCPQCDILSLGTYLKTFNYYTYNSKTNKKSPSSQYASSLLTSSNLLGYNRNKNRNSLQMSSHASSSSSSTSAANSFNQKYFNENNKDKVYVGDTVTNTNTHITNNHNSITTSTTTTTDKSAAQQSWSYHVLPSLYSIYQKVEVMPWISSKHNMGFAFNRSTWSTIRKCAQHFCFYDDYNWDWSLHYVSQQCLQKKLHAMIVKGPRVFHIGECGVHHKKKNCESNQVIAKVQQVLRIARKSKQLFPRSLSLTAASLVKKTKLRKGNGGWGDRRDHQLCMNMTKSMNES
- the LOC105212354 gene encoding alpha-1,6-mannosyl-glycoprotein 2-beta-N-acetylglucosaminyltransferase isoform X4 → MRVRKIPLPLPNTGLMHRKRNTYYIRVIIGVALIVFVLMQLHVFNYTDSREMSMMGEPTNDSMDAMLSMVPSVLHKFLTPKSRNQTAAAHMQHNSTSGGKYNGSYTDYYHPPNISEIKQQIAKYNELQIVLNEDTYGPLQNDSVIIVVQVHTRITYLRHLIVSLAQAKDISKTLLIFSHDYYDDDINDLVQTIDFCKVIQIFYPYSIQTHPNEFPGVDPNDCPRDMKKDQAIIRKCNNALYPDLYGHYREAKFTQTKHHWWWKANRVFDQLDVTRYHTGLVLFLEEDHYVAEDFLYLLEMMQTSVGSLCPQCDILSLGTYLKTFNYYTYNSKVEVMPWISSKHNMGFAFNRSTWSTIRKCAQHFCFYDDYNWDWSLHYVSQQCLQKKLHAMIVKGPRVFHIGECGVHHKKKNCESNQVIAKVQQVLRIARKSKQLFPRSLSLTAASLVKKTKLRKGNGGWGDRRDHQLCMNMTKSMNES
- the LOC105212354 gene encoding alpha-1,6-mannosyl-glycoprotein 2-beta-N-acetylglucosaminyltransferase isoform X2; the protein is MRVRKIPLPLPNTGLMHRKRNTYYIRVIIGVALIVFVLMQLHVFNYTDSREMSMMGEPTNDSMDAMLSMVPSVLHKFLTPKSRNQTAAAHMQHNSTSGGKYNGSYTDYYHPPNISEIKQQIAKYNELQIVLNEDTYGPLQNDSVIIVVQVHTRITYLRHLIVSLAQAKDISKTLLIFSHDYYDDDINDLVQTIDFCKVIQIFYPYSIQTHPNEFPGVDPNDCPRDMKKDQAIIRKCNNALYPDLYGHYREAKFTQTKHHWWWKANRVFDQLDVTRYHTGLVLFLEEDHYVAEDFLYLLEMMQTSVGSLCPQCDILSLGTYLKTFNYYTYNSKTNKKSPSSQYASSLLTSSNLLGYNRNKNRNSLQMSSHASSSSSSTSAANSFNQKYFNENNKDKVYVGDTVTNTNTHITNNHNSITTSTTTTTDKSAAQQSWSYHVLPSLYSIYQKVEVMPWISSKHNMGFAFNRSTWSTIRKCAQHFCFYDDYNWDWSLHYVSQQCLQKKLHAMIVKGPRVFHIGECGVHHKKKNCESNQVIAKVQQVLRIARKSKQLFPRSLSLTAASLVKKTKLRKGNGGWGDRRDHQLCMNMTKSMNES